Proteins encoded within one genomic window of Streptomyces profundus:
- a CDS encoding discoidin domain-containing protein, which produces MPLSVSFPRRSRARLRRTVPVALLGLALVGPLPAAHAQPAGSTPAEADPVGLLMYPEGVGADLGPEATTLGLAATAGENEEGLVTGEFDGRGYWATDLAAGTDHLALTADDEWLAALPQAASRVVSVTYRDTGADELLLNSGDAELRLPVAGEDGWRTAALELPPEADGSFRLSGEDGGEPADITVAAVRMGIAGANATLGPAPSGDRVVFTAGDNAAGLVTGDHEGRTYWRTDRAAGTTYFYANVADTHAYAVTGQTLVSVDYLDDGPGSVELQYDSPEAAFKAADPARQGGTGEWLTHTFALDDAQLTNRANNNDFRLAPGGGDDVQLTVAAVRIAVLADGLEPTAGLLRHLDHAERVLGTVREGDRDGQYPPGTRDALRAVIDTARAVADDPATTEERAKDALRTLHQELTAAQATAHSTNLARGAAITASSGAAPEAAVDGSLDTAWHSSEAGQGEWLTVDLGEATPVNDVRLSFADRYPSAFTVQTSLDGEEFTDVREGGGTGPDRGVRVRFDTVDARHVRVALHGYGEGATRQTVTEFEIREERVVTPEPRLVETEFPTDDWIVADFDATDFGADPTGERDSTDAIQRAVHACVDAGGGTVWLPSGSYLVTDTIEVHAFCTVRGDRNPDYLGQADAELGTVLLADLAPGDDGPSLFRIGGSAGVIGVSTYYPNQSAAEPVPYNHTFEIPGRAWIGNENYMMATVAEVTLLNSYRGIGISTMPSDQGEAPSGGQTHESTTLRDIQGTALFEGVRAYNGADVGTWQNVHLNNRFWAEAPTAYDPPERAALDAWTRANGTGLVLGDLEWDEFIDIGVADYRIGIDVVEGQRINFAGSLVRTEVRDTDIAVRTADFTSRWGFGLVDSVLEGSEASVQNRGELYVKLTDTELVGPTSGTVYELPGEAPAYEPATTPRAERGVLQVTDAPRGVGVLPETDATDALQATLDAASADGGGIVYLPAGWYRVDGHLRVPADVELRGSSPIAHRDLLGASGGTVLFAREGRGTDDPEGATALITLDGDRAGVHGLRVFYPENNPGDEEGLAPYPFTVRGNGTGTYVVNVGMPNAWNGVDMATHRNDGFVIRKLSGAFLAGGITVGDSAGGRIEGVLSNGNATARVGYALPDWGLENQIFPQVIDTYTRAQSDLVTVAGARDLQTLNVFGYGYHSALVVESGEVTAFNLGSDNLHEEGYTVHAGEDAEVTAVNVMRYNGTTSTGPVTLLNVMALYMVNHPVTAEAAPEDGGTVTVRGNMTEPGAYEEGSEITVTAEPADGFRFDHWESDGEPLSTEPTLTLPVTAPTTLEAHFTES; this is translated from the coding sequence GTGCCCCTGTCAGTGAGTTTCCCTAGGAGATCGAGGGCCAGGCTCCGCCGCACCGTCCCCGTGGCGCTGCTGGGCCTTGCCCTGGTCGGCCCGCTGCCGGCCGCCCACGCCCAGCCGGCCGGCTCGACACCGGCGGAGGCGGACCCCGTCGGCCTGCTGATGTACCCGGAGGGCGTCGGCGCCGACCTCGGCCCCGAGGCCACCACCCTGGGCCTGGCCGCCACGGCGGGGGAGAACGAGGAGGGGCTGGTCACCGGCGAGTTCGACGGCCGGGGCTACTGGGCGACCGACCTGGCCGCCGGCACCGACCACCTGGCGCTGACCGCCGACGACGAGTGGCTGGCCGCGCTGCCCCAGGCGGCGTCCCGGGTGGTCAGCGTCACCTACCGGGACACCGGGGCCGACGAGCTGCTGCTGAACAGCGGCGACGCCGAACTGCGGCTGCCGGTCGCGGGCGAGGACGGCTGGCGCACCGCGGCCCTTGAGCTGCCACCCGAGGCGGACGGCTCGTTCCGGCTCTCCGGCGAGGACGGCGGCGAACCGGCCGATATCACCGTCGCCGCCGTCCGGATGGGCATCGCGGGCGCCAACGCCACGCTGGGCCCGGCGCCCAGCGGGGACCGGGTGGTCTTCACCGCCGGCGACAACGCGGCGGGCCTGGTCACCGGCGACCACGAGGGCCGCACCTACTGGCGCACCGACCGCGCCGCCGGCACCACCTACTTCTACGCCAATGTCGCCGACACCCACGCCTACGCGGTGACCGGGCAGACGCTGGTCAGCGTGGACTACCTGGACGACGGCCCCGGCAGCGTCGAGTTGCAGTACGACTCCCCCGAGGCCGCGTTCAAGGCGGCGGACCCGGCCCGGCAGGGCGGCACCGGCGAGTGGCTCACCCACACCTTCGCGCTGGACGACGCACAGCTCACCAACCGCGCCAACAACAACGACTTCCGCCTCGCCCCCGGCGGCGGGGACGACGTCCAACTCACCGTGGCCGCCGTCCGGATCGCGGTGCTCGCCGACGGCCTGGAGCCCACCGCGGGACTTCTCCGCCACCTCGACCACGCCGAACGGGTGCTCGGCACCGTCCGCGAGGGCGACCGGGACGGCCAGTACCCGCCGGGCACCCGCGACGCGCTGCGCGCCGTCATCGACACGGCCCGCGCCGTCGCCGACGACCCCGCGACCACGGAGGAGCGGGCCAAGGACGCGCTGCGCACCCTGCACCAGGAGTTGACCGCCGCCCAGGCCACCGCCCACAGCACCAACCTGGCCCGTGGCGCCGCGATCACCGCGAGCAGCGGTGCGGCGCCGGAGGCGGCCGTCGACGGCTCGCTCGACACGGCGTGGCACAGCTCCGAGGCCGGGCAGGGCGAGTGGCTCACCGTCGACCTGGGCGAGGCGACGCCAGTCAACGACGTGCGGCTCTCCTTCGCCGACCGCTACCCGTCCGCGTTCACCGTCCAGACCTCCCTCGACGGCGAGGAGTTCACCGACGTCAGGGAGGGCGGCGGCACCGGGCCCGACCGGGGCGTCCGGGTGCGGTTCGACACCGTCGACGCCCGCCATGTCCGGGTCGCCCTGCACGGCTACGGCGAGGGCGCCACCCGGCAGACCGTCACCGAGTTCGAGATCCGCGAGGAGCGCGTGGTCACCCCCGAACCCCGGCTGGTGGAGACGGAGTTCCCCACCGACGACTGGATCGTGGCCGACTTCGACGCCACCGACTTCGGCGCCGACCCCACCGGTGAACGGGACTCGACGGACGCCATCCAGCGGGCCGTCCACGCCTGCGTGGACGCCGGCGGCGGCACCGTCTGGCTGCCGTCGGGGAGCTATCTGGTCACCGACACCATCGAGGTGCACGCCTTCTGCACGGTGCGCGGCGACCGCAACCCCGACTACCTGGGCCAGGCGGACGCCGAGTTGGGCACCGTCCTGCTGGCCGATCTCGCGCCGGGCGACGACGGGCCCAGCCTCTTCCGGATCGGCGGCAGCGCCGGCGTCATCGGCGTGAGCACCTACTACCCGAACCAGAGCGCGGCGGAGCCCGTCCCCTACAACCACACCTTCGAGATCCCGGGCCGGGCCTGGATCGGCAACGAGAACTACATGATGGCCACCGTCGCCGAGGTGACCCTGCTCAACTCCTACCGGGGCATCGGGATCTCCACCATGCCAAGCGACCAGGGCGAGGCCCCGTCCGGCGGCCAGACCCACGAGTCCACCACGCTGCGCGACATCCAGGGCACCGCGCTCTTCGAGGGCGTCCGCGCCTACAACGGCGCCGACGTCGGCACCTGGCAGAACGTGCACCTCAACAACCGCTTCTGGGCCGAGGCGCCCACCGCCTACGACCCGCCGGAGCGCGCCGCGCTCGACGCCTGGACCCGCGCCAACGGCACCGGGCTCGTCCTGGGCGACCTGGAGTGGGACGAGTTCATCGACATCGGCGTCGCCGACTACCGGATCGGCATCGACGTGGTGGAGGGCCAGCGGATCAACTTCGCCGGCTCCCTCGTGCGGACGGAGGTCCGCGACACCGATATCGCCGTGCGCACCGCCGACTTCACCTCCCGCTGGGGCTTCGGCCTGGTCGACAGCGTGTTGGAGGGCAGCGAGGCGTCCGTCCAGAACCGGGGCGAGCTGTATGTGAAGCTCACCGACACCGAACTGGTCGGCCCCACCAGCGGCACCGTCTACGAACTCCCGGGCGAGGCCCCCGCCTACGAGCCCGCCACCACCCCCAGGGCCGAGCGCGGCGTGCTCCAGGTGACGGACGCCCCGCGCGGCGTGGGCGTGCTGCCCGAGACGGACGCGACCGACGCCCTCCAAGCGACGCTGGACGCGGCCTCGGCCGACGGCGGCGGCATCGTCTACCTGCCGGCCGGCTGGTACCGCGTCGACGGCCACCTCAGGGTGCCGGCCGACGTGGAGTTGCGCGGCTCCTCGCCGATCGCCCACCGCGATCTGCTGGGCGCCAGCGGCGGCACCGTCCTCTTCGCCCGCGAGGGCCGGGGCACGGACGACCCCGAGGGCGCGACCGCGCTGATCACCCTGGACGGCGACCGGGCCGGCGTGCACGGGCTGCGGGTGTTCTATCCGGAGAACAACCCGGGCGACGAGGAGGGCCTGGCGCCCTACCCGTTCACCGTCCGGGGCAACGGCACCGGCACCTATGTGGTCAACGTCGGCATGCCCAACGCCTGGAACGGCGTGGACATGGCCACCCACCGCAACGACGGCTTTGTGATCCGCAAGCTCTCCGGCGCGTTCCTGGCCGGCGGCATCACCGTCGGCGACAGCGCGGGCGGCCGGATCGAGGGCGTGCTCTCCAACGGCAACGCCACCGCCCGTGTCGGCTACGCGCTGCCGGACTGGGGCCTGGAGAACCAGATCTTCCCGCAGGTCATCGACACCTACACCCGCGCCCAGTCCGATCTGGTCACGGTGGCGGGGGCGAGGGACCTCCAGACGCTGAACGTCTTCGGCTACGGCTACCACAGCGCGCTGGTGGTCGAATCGGGCGAGGTCACCGCGTTCAACCTGGGCTCCGACAACCTGCACGAGGAGGGCTACACCGTCCACGCCGGCGAGGACGCCGAGGTCACCGCCGTCAATGTGATGCGCTACAACGGCACCACCAGCACGGGCCCGGTGACCCTGCTCAATGTGATGGCGCTCTACATGGTCAACCACCCGGTCACCGCCGAGGCCGCCCCCGAGGACGGCGGCACGGTCACCGTCCGGGGCAACATGACCGAGCCGGGCGCCTACGAGGAGGGCAGCGAGATCACCGTCACCGCCGAGCCGGCCGACGGCTTCCGCTTCGACCACTGGGAGTCCGACGGCGAACCCCTGTCCACCGAACCGACGTTGACGCTCCCCGTCACCGCCCCCACCACCCTGGAGGCCCACTTCACCGAGAGCTGA
- a CDS encoding alpha-mannosidase, whose protein sequence is MHDNRRLIEERVAVFLAERLRPALHGPRVPFALTVWRAPGEPVPVREALTAPYEPFRHGESWGGPWATTWLRAAATVPADWAGRRVEAVFDLGFDYAKGPGGQAEGLVHTASGTPLQGLHPYHRTVLLAGSAAGGEPVELLVELAANPPIVGSAGRNTHYGDRATAGDEPLYRLEVAEIAVREDDVWHLLHDIEVLDQLMRQLPPETPRRHRVLRALERAMDAVDPTDVAGTAALGRRALAPALASPAHASAHTVHAVGHAHIDSAWLWPVRETVRKCARTFANMTTLAEEYPGLVFACSSAQQYAWIQERYPEIFERIKRAVADGGWVPVGGMWVEADGNLPGGEALARQLVYGRRFFAEELGVTTDGVWLPDSFGYTAAYPQLATLAGARWFLTQKLSWNETNRLPHHTFDWEGIDGTRIFTHFPPIDSYNAELTGAELAHAERNFADKATAGHSLAPFGFGDGGGGPTREMLERAARLRDLEGSPRVRLSDPGAFFAEARAEYEERDERLPVWRGELYLETHRGTYTSQARTKRGNRRAESLLREAELWSATAALTAGFAYPYERLSELWRRVLLNQFHDILPGTSIAWVHREAEQLYGEIHAELERIIGQALAALVPDQDAGDAVTVFNAGPFDRTGVAVLPAGSPAPAGAQRLADGRIALPARAPALGAGASAPAPAPAPVTVTDADGEVLLDNGLVRVRIDARGLVTSLYDPAADRETIAPGAAGNLLQIHPDHPTRWSAWNIDRSYREVVEDLDLAESVTLVDAGPRLAVVRVARAFGASRLTQHLELVAGSRRLTVRTDIDWQQRDTVLKAAWPLDIHAEHESAEIQFGHVRRPTHTNTSWDAARYELWQHRWLHVGEHGWGAAVLNDSTYGHDIARDTRPEDGGTTTTVRLSLLRAPHSPDPQADRGRHSFAYAIEPGADLAAALAGGYDLNLPPRARPGAVDVAPLVAVDNDQVVIEAVKLADDRSGDLVVRLYEAHGGAARATLTPAFPLARAADCDLLENPEGHHPIHPHHPAIPLRLRPFEIRTVRLTPSPRNREEVRAPVSEFP, encoded by the coding sequence GTGCATGACAACCGACGGCTGATCGAGGAACGTGTCGCCGTCTTCCTCGCCGAGCGGCTGCGCCCGGCCCTCCACGGGCCGAGGGTGCCGTTCGCGCTGACGGTCTGGCGGGCGCCGGGCGAACCGGTGCCGGTGCGGGAGGCGTTGACGGCCCCCTACGAGCCGTTCCGGCACGGCGAGTCCTGGGGCGGCCCCTGGGCCACCACCTGGCTGCGGGCCGCGGCCACCGTCCCGGCCGACTGGGCCGGGCGCCGCGTCGAGGCCGTGTTCGACCTCGGCTTCGACTACGCCAAGGGGCCAGGCGGGCAGGCCGAGGGCCTGGTGCACACCGCGTCCGGCACCCCGCTCCAGGGCCTGCACCCCTATCACCGCACCGTGTTGCTCGCCGGGTCCGCCGCCGGCGGCGAGCCCGTCGAGCTGCTGGTCGAGCTGGCCGCCAACCCGCCGATCGTCGGCAGCGCGGGCCGGAACACCCACTACGGCGACCGGGCCACCGCGGGGGACGAGCCGCTCTACCGCCTCGAAGTCGCCGAGATCGCCGTCCGCGAGGACGACGTCTGGCATCTGCTGCACGACATCGAGGTGTTGGACCAGCTGATGCGCCAGCTCCCGCCCGAGACACCCCGCCGCCACCGCGTCCTGCGCGCCCTGGAACGCGCCATGGACGCCGTGGATCCGACGGATGTCGCCGGGACGGCGGCGCTGGGCCGCCGCGCGTTGGCCCCCGCGCTGGCCAGCCCCGCGCACGCCTCGGCGCACACCGTGCACGCCGTCGGGCACGCGCACATCGACTCGGCCTGGCTGTGGCCCGTCCGCGAGACCGTCCGCAAGTGCGCCCGCACCTTCGCCAACATGACCACGCTGGCCGAGGAGTACCCGGGGCTGGTCTTCGCCTGCTCGTCCGCCCAGCAGTACGCGTGGATCCAGGAGCGCTACCCGGAGATCTTCGAACGGATCAAGCGGGCGGTGGCCGACGGCGGTTGGGTGCCGGTCGGTGGCATGTGGGTGGAGGCCGACGGCAATCTCCCGGGCGGTGAGGCGCTGGCCCGTCAACTCGTGTACGGGCGGCGCTTCTTCGCCGAGGAGCTGGGCGTCACGACGGACGGCGTCTGGCTGCCCGACTCCTTCGGCTACACCGCCGCCTACCCCCAGCTGGCGACCCTCGCGGGCGCCCGCTGGTTCCTCACCCAGAAGCTGTCGTGGAACGAGACCAACCGGCTGCCGCACCACACCTTCGACTGGGAGGGCATCGACGGCACCCGGATCTTCACCCACTTCCCGCCCATCGACAGCTACAACGCCGAGCTGACGGGCGCCGAACTCGCCCACGCCGAGCGGAACTTCGCCGACAAGGCGACGGCGGGACACTCGTTGGCCCCGTTCGGCTTCGGCGACGGCGGCGGCGGCCCGACCCGGGAGATGCTGGAGCGCGCCGCCAGGCTGCGCGATCTGGAGGGCTCGCCCCGGGTGCGCCTCTCCGACCCGGGCGCCTTCTTCGCCGAGGCCAGGGCCGAGTACGAGGAGCGGGACGAACGGCTCCCCGTCTGGCGCGGCGAGCTGTATCTGGAGACGCACCGGGGCACCTACACCAGCCAGGCCCGCACCAAACGCGGCAACCGGCGCGCCGAGTCGCTGCTGCGCGAGGCCGAACTCTGGTCCGCCACGGCCGCGTTGACGGCCGGCTTCGCCTATCCGTACGAGCGGCTCAGCGAGCTGTGGCGGCGGGTGCTGCTCAACCAGTTCCACGACATCCTGCCGGGCACCTCCATCGCCTGGGTGCACCGCGAGGCCGAGCAGCTCTACGGCGAGATCCACGCCGAGCTGGAGCGGATCATCGGCCAGGCGCTCGCCGCGCTGGTCCCCGACCAGGACGCCGGCGACGCGGTCACCGTGTTCAACGCCGGCCCGTTCGACCGCACCGGCGTCGCCGTGCTCCCGGCCGGCTCCCCCGCGCCCGCAGGGGCGCAGCGGCTCGCCGACGGCCGGATCGCGCTCCCCGCCCGCGCGCCGGCGCTCGGCGCCGGCGCATCGGCGCCCGCCCCGGCACCCGCGCCGGTCACGGTCACCGACGCGGACGGCGAAGTGCTGCTGGACAACGGGCTGGTGCGGGTGCGGATCGACGCCAGGGGCCTGGTCACCTCGCTCTACGATCCGGCCGCCGACCGGGAGACCATCGCCCCCGGCGCGGCCGGCAACCTGCTCCAGATCCACCCGGACCACCCCACCAGGTGGAGCGCCTGGAACATCGACCGCTCCTACCGCGAGGTCGTCGAGGACCTCGACCTGGCCGAGTCGGTCACCCTCGTCGACGCGGGACCGCGGCTGGCCGTCGTCCGGGTGGCGCGCGCCTTCGGCGCCTCCCGGCTGACGCAGCACCTCGAACTGGTCGCCGGCAGCCGCAGGTTGACGGTGCGCACCGATATCGACTGGCAGCAGCGGGACACCGTGCTCAAGGCCGCCTGGCCGCTGGACATCCACGCCGAGCACGAGAGCGCCGAGATCCAGTTCGGCCATGTGCGCCGCCCCACCCACACCAACACCAGCTGGGACGCGGCCCGTTACGAGCTGTGGCAGCACCGCTGGCTGCATGTCGGGGAGCACGGCTGGGGCGCCGCCGTCCTCAACGACTCCACCTACGGCCATGACATCGCCCGCGACACCAGGCCCGAGGACGGCGGCACCACGACCACCGTCCGGCTCAGCCTGCTGCGCGCCCCGCACAGCCCCGACCCCCAGGCCGACCGGGGGCGGCACAGCTTCGCCTACGCCATCGAGCCCGGCGCCGATCTGGCCGCCGCGCTCGCCGGCGGCTACGACCTCAACCTCCCGCCGCGCGCCCGCCCCGGCGCGGTGGACGTCGCGCCGCTGGTCGCGGTCGACAACGACCAGGTGGTGATCGAGGCGGTCAAGCTCGCCGACGACCGCTCGGGCGATCTGGTCGTGCGCCTCTACGAGGCCCATGGCGGCGCCGCCCGCGCCACCCTCACCCCCGCCTTCCCCCTCGCCCGGGCCGCCGACTGCGATCTGTTGGAGAACCCGGAAGGTCACCACCCGATCCACCCGCACCACCCCGCGATCCCGTTGCGGCTCCGGCCGTTCGAGATCCGCACTGTTCGGCTCACTCCGTCCCCCAGGAACCGGGAGGAAGTCCGTGCCCCTGTCAGTGAGTTTCCCTAG
- a CDS encoding DUF2264 domain-containing protein, translating into MSTLDDRETSSRAVWEETADRLLLAVRPHATERRAQIHLPGPPSANGRWSDGLEGFARTFLLAAFRLAGARGADPLGLAEWYAEGLTAGVDPQGPERWPTFAERNQAKVEAASIAIALHETRPWIWDRLTDPARARLLAWLGEMVGDPMPGNNWIWFQAVTEAFSRAAGGPWRAEDLERTIALTDQWYTGDGWYSDGLTGGAHRNYDHYNGWAMHFYPLWFCRILGEAAPPGRLDHYRERLRRFLDDHARLVGANGSPLIQGRSLTYRFATLAPVWAGELFDATPYPPGLTRRLTGGALRHFLGHGAVDGEGLLTLGWHHPFPRIRQVYSGPASPYWASKGFAGLLLPADHPVWTAPDEPLPVERGDFARTLAAPGWLVSGTARDGVVRVVNHGSDHADPARFASDDPAYARLGYSTHTAPEMPADPSGGPLDSTVTLLDEEGFAAHRRPLTRISVRNGVGVSRSRAHWPADEEWDPFGGPETAYRLGPWITVASALRGAVEVRIARVDPAEPTDPDRPLTLRFGGWALPVTDAGSGWTRRDTVGARARVTGSNGLVSSLVALRGLGHPLVRRHADSNPLGPRSATPVLTSGGPVRLGEIYAAAAHLGDERLDLAALPALSLASEGGIATGPGTDIVTLDWPDGAHDVVRLPSVSRTPAGPTASSSVNPTESH; encoded by the coding sequence ATGAGCACACTCGACGACCGGGAGACGTCCTCCCGTGCCGTCTGGGAGGAGACGGCCGACCGGCTGCTGCTCGCCGTTCGGCCCCACGCCACCGAGCGGCGCGCCCAGATCCACCTGCCGGGGCCGCCCAGCGCCAACGGCCGCTGGAGCGACGGGCTCGAAGGCTTCGCCCGCACCTTCCTGCTCGCCGCCTTCCGGCTGGCCGGCGCGCGCGGCGCGGACCCGCTCGGCCTCGCCGAGTGGTACGCGGAGGGGCTCACCGCCGGGGTCGATCCACAAGGCCCCGAGCGCTGGCCCACCTTCGCCGAACGGAACCAGGCCAAGGTGGAGGCCGCCTCCATCGCCATCGCCCTGCACGAGACCCGCCCCTGGATCTGGGACCGGCTGACCGACCCCGCTCGGGCCCGACTCCTCGCCTGGCTGGGCGAGATGGTCGGCGACCCGATGCCGGGCAACAACTGGATCTGGTTCCAGGCGGTCACCGAGGCGTTCAGCCGGGCGGCCGGCGGCCCCTGGCGCGCCGAGGACCTGGAGCGCACCATCGCGCTCACCGACCAGTGGTACACCGGCGACGGCTGGTACAGCGACGGGCTGACCGGCGGCGCCCACCGCAACTACGACCACTACAACGGCTGGGCGATGCACTTCTACCCGCTGTGGTTCTGCCGGATCCTCGGCGAAGCGGCGCCACCCGGGCGCCTCGACCACTACCGGGAGCGGCTGCGGCGGTTCCTCGACGACCACGCGCGTCTGGTCGGCGCCAACGGGTCCCCGCTGATCCAGGGGCGCTCGCTCACCTACCGCTTCGCCACCCTGGCGCCCGTCTGGGCCGGGGAGTTGTTCGACGCCACGCCCTACCCGCCGGGGCTGACCCGACGGCTCACCGGCGGAGCGCTGCGGCACTTCCTCGGCCATGGCGCGGTCGACGGCGAGGGCCTGCTCACCCTGGGCTGGCACCACCCCTTCCCCCGCATCCGGCAGGTGTACTCGGGGCCCGCCTCGCCGTACTGGGCGAGCAAGGGCTTCGCCGGGCTGCTGCTGCCCGCCGACCACCCGGTGTGGACGGCCCCCGACGAGCCGCTCCCGGTGGAGCGCGGCGACTTCGCCCGCACCCTCGCCGCCCCCGGCTGGCTGGTGTCCGGCACCGCGCGGGACGGCGTGGTGCGGGTGGTCAACCACGGCAGCGACCACGCCGATCCGGCCCGGTTCGCCTCCGACGACCCGGCCTACGCCCGGCTCGGGTACTCCACCCACACCGCGCCCGAGATGCCGGCCGACCCGTCCGGCGGCCCGCTGGACTCCACCGTCACGCTGCTGGACGAGGAGGGGTTCGCGGCCCACCGCAGACCGCTCACCCGGATCAGCGTCAGAAACGGCGTCGGCGTCTCCCGCAGCCGCGCGCACTGGCCGGCCGACGAGGAGTGGGACCCGTTCGGCGGGCCCGAGACGGCGTACCGGCTCGGCCCCTGGATCACCGTGGCCTCCGCGCTGCGCGGCGCGGTCGAGGTCCGGATCGCCCGCGTCGACCCGGCCGAACCCACCGACCCGGACCGCCCGTTGACGCTGCGGTTCGGCGGCTGGGCGCTGCCGGTGACGGACGCGGGCAGCGGCTGGACCCGCCGGGACACCGTCGGCGCCAGGGCGCGGGTGACCGGGTCGAACGGGCTGGTGTCCAGCCTGGTCGCGCTGCGCGGCCTCGGCCACCCGCTGGTGCGGCGGCACGCCGACAGCAACCCGCTGGGGCCGCGCTCCGCCACCCCCGTGCTGACCAGCGGCGGCCCGGTGCGCCTGGGCGAGATCTACGCGGCGGCGGCACACCTGGGCGACGAGCGGCTCGACCTCGCCGCCCTGCCGGCGCTGTCCCTCGCCTCGGAGGGCGGCATCGCCACCGGCCCTGGCACCGACATAGTCACCCTCGACTGGCCGGACGGCGCCCATGACGTCGTCCGGCTGCCATCCGTATCGCGGACGCCGGCCGGTCCGACGGCCAGTTCGTCGGTCAATCCAACGGAGAGCCACTGA